A window from Brucella sp. BE17 encodes these proteins:
- a CDS encoding sigma-54 dependent transcriptional regulator, whose translation MAADILVVDDEADIRELVAGILSDEGHETRTASDADSALAAIGDRVPRLVFLDIWLQGSRLDGLSLLDEIKKMHPDLPVVMISGHGNIETAVSSIRRGAYDFIEKPFKADRLILVADRALETSKLKREVSNLRKRSGHTLELVGNSLAMSQLRQVIERVAPTNSRIMVTGPSGAGKELVARAIHAQSSRANGPFVTLNAAAITPERMEIELFGTEMDGGERKVGALEEAHGGILYLDEIADMPRETQNKILRVLVDQQFERVGGTKRVKVDVRIISSTAQNLEGMIAEGVFREDLFHRLSVVPVQVPPLAARREDIPDLVAYFMKQIAEQAGIKPRNIREDAMAVLQAHSWPGNIRQLRNNVERLMILARGDDPDAPVTADLLPAEIGDTLPRAPTDSDQHIMALPLREARERFEKEYLIAQINRFGGNISRTAEFVGMERSALHRKLKSLGV comes from the coding sequence CAGCCGATATTCTGGTAGTTGATGATGAAGCCGACATTCGGGAACTCGTAGCCGGTATTTTGAGTGACGAAGGGCATGAAACGCGAACTGCATCTGATGCGGATAGCGCGCTGGCGGCAATTGGCGACCGCGTGCCCCGGCTGGTCTTTCTCGATATCTGGCTTCAGGGCAGTCGCCTCGATGGCCTTTCCCTTTTGGATGAAATCAAGAAGATGCACCCTGATCTGCCAGTCGTGATGATTTCCGGACATGGCAATATCGAAACGGCAGTGTCGTCTATTCGCCGTGGCGCCTATGATTTTATCGAAAAGCCGTTCAAGGCCGATCGGCTGATACTCGTCGCCGATCGGGCGCTGGAAACCTCCAAACTCAAGCGCGAAGTCTCCAACCTGCGCAAGCGGTCCGGGCATACGCTCGAACTGGTCGGCAACTCGCTCGCAATGAGCCAGTTGCGTCAGGTAATCGAGCGCGTGGCGCCGACCAACAGCCGTATCATGGTCACCGGACCGTCTGGCGCCGGCAAGGAACTGGTGGCACGCGCCATTCATGCACAATCGAGCCGCGCCAACGGTCCGTTCGTAACACTTAATGCCGCAGCTATCACGCCGGAGCGTATGGAAATCGAGCTCTTTGGCACGGAAATGGATGGTGGTGAGCGCAAGGTCGGAGCGCTGGAAGAAGCGCATGGCGGCATTCTTTATCTGGATGAAATCGCCGACATGCCGCGCGAGACCCAGAACAAGATCTTGCGTGTTTTGGTTGACCAGCAGTTCGAACGCGTCGGCGGCACCAAGCGCGTGAAGGTTGATGTGCGTATCATTTCTTCCACGGCGCAGAATCTCGAAGGCATGATCGCCGAAGGTGTGTTTCGAGAGGATTTATTCCATCGTCTCTCGGTGGTACCGGTGCAGGTGCCGCCATTGGCTGCTCGCCGCGAGGATATTCCAGATCTTGTCGCATATTTCATGAAGCAGATTGCCGAGCAGGCGGGAATCAAGCCGCGAAATATCCGCGAGGATGCCATGGCCGTTTTGCAGGCGCATAGCTGGCCGGGCAATATCCGCCAGCTTCGCAACAATGTTGAACGGCTGATGATTCTGGCACGTGGGGATGACCCGGACGCACCGGTCACTGCCGATCTTTTGCCTGCTGAAATTGGCGACACCCTGCCGCGTGCACCCACTGATTCAGACCAGCACATCATGGCCCTGCCATTGCGCGAAGCACGGGAACGCTTTGAAAAGGAATATCTTATTGCCCAGATCAACCGTTTCGGTGGCAATATTTCGCGTACCGCCGAATTTGTCGGCATGGAACGCTCGGCATTGCATCGCAAATTGAAATCGCTCGGCGTATAA
- the trkA gene encoding Trk system potassium transporter TrkA, with translation MRVIVCGAGQVGYGIAERLSLEENDVSVIDTSARHIEIVRDTLDVRGFVGHGSHPDVLAAAGADEADMIIAVTLSDEVNMVACQVAHSVFNVPTKIARIRAQSYLQDEYQDLFLRENLPIDVIISPELEVGEVVLRRIALQGANDVLRFADDKIIGLAIECLEECPVINTPLKQLTDLFPDLAATVVGVVRNDSLFIPRSSDELNAGDLAYVVTTREQVRRTLALFGHEKPEAHRIVIVGGGNIGLYVAKAIEERKWQTRVKMIESDQERAFLVADHLKRTMVLHGSALDQALLQEAEVQDADLMVALTNQDQVNILSSIMAKRLGCKTNMALINTVAYQDFTSMVGIDAYINPKAVTISKILQHVRRGRIRAVYSVYRDRAEIIEAEALETSSLVGAPLRDLDLPVGLRIGAIYRDGKVIRPNGDVRIKPKDRVVIFATSDTVKHVEQMFRVSLEFF, from the coding sequence ATGCGGGTTATCGTTTGCGGGGCGGGGCAGGTCGGGTACGGCATAGCCGAGCGTCTGTCGCTGGAAGAAAATGACGTATCGGTCATTGATACTTCGGCGCGTCATATCGAGATCGTGCGCGATACGCTGGACGTGCGCGGCTTTGTCGGCCACGGCTCGCATCCTGATGTGCTGGCGGCAGCCGGTGCGGATGAAGCCGACATGATCATTGCCGTAACGCTATCCGATGAGGTCAACATGGTGGCCTGTCAGGTGGCGCATTCGGTTTTTAACGTTCCGACTAAAATTGCCCGCATTCGCGCGCAGTCCTATCTGCAGGATGAATATCAGGACCTTTTCCTGCGCGAAAACCTTCCGATCGATGTGATCATTTCGCCAGAACTCGAAGTGGGCGAGGTGGTGCTGCGCCGCATCGCCCTTCAGGGCGCCAATGACGTCTTACGCTTTGCGGACGACAAGATCATCGGTCTTGCCATCGAGTGTCTGGAGGAATGCCCGGTCATCAATACGCCGCTCAAGCAATTGACCGATCTGTTTCCCGATCTTGCAGCTACAGTCGTCGGCGTGGTGCGAAACGACAGCCTTTTCATCCCGCGCTCATCGGACGAGTTGAATGCCGGCGATCTCGCTTATGTGGTGACGACGCGAGAGCAGGTCCGTCGCACATTGGCGCTGTTCGGGCACGAAAAGCCGGAAGCACACCGCATCGTCATCGTAGGCGGCGGCAATATCGGGCTCTACGTCGCAAAGGCGATTGAAGAGCGCAAATGGCAGACGCGTGTGAAGATGATTGAAAGCGATCAGGAGCGGGCATTTCTCGTCGCGGACCATTTGAAGCGAACGATGGTGCTGCACGGTAGCGCGCTTGATCAGGCGCTGTTGCAGGAAGCCGAAGTGCAGGACGCCGATCTGATGGTGGCGCTGACCAATCAGGATCAGGTCAATATTCTGTCCAGCATCATGGCCAAACGACTTGGTTGCAAGACCAACATGGCGCTTATCAACACGGTTGCCTATCAGGATTTCACGTCCATGGTCGGGATCGACGCCTATATCAATCCAAAGGCTGTGACGATTTCCAAAATTCTTCAGCATGTCCGGCGCGGGCGTATCCGCGCTGTCTATAGCGTATATCGTGACCGGGCTGAAATCATTGAAGCCGAAGCACTCGAAACTTCGTCGCTTGTCGGAGCACCATTGCGCGATCTTGATCTGCCAGTAGGTCTAAGAATCGGTGCGATCTATCGTGACGGGAAGGTTATCCGCCCCAATGGCGACGTTCGAATAAAACCGAAGGACCGCGTGGTCATATTCGCTACTTCCGATACCGTTAAACATGTGGAACAAATGTTCCGTGTAAGTCTCGAGTTTTTTTGA
- the hfq gene encoding RNA chaperone Hfq: protein MAERSQNLQDLFLNSVRKQKISLTIFLINGVKLTGIVTSFDNFCVLLRRDGHSQLVYKHAISTIMPSQPVQMFEGEEA, encoded by the coding sequence ATGGCTGAACGATCGCAAAATCTTCAAGATCTTTTTCTCAACTCCGTACGCAAGCAGAAGATTTCGCTAACGATCTTTCTGATCAATGGCGTGAAACTGACGGGTATTGTCACTTCATTTGATAATTTCTGTGTGCTGCTTCGCCGCGATGGTCATTCCCAGCTTGTCTACAAGCATGCTATTTCGACCATCATGCCAAGCCAGCCTGTGCAGATGTTTGAAGGCGAGGAAGCCTGA
- the hflX gene encoding GTPase HflX, whose protein sequence is MTSSTDKHASPDDAQKDFALLEPEPTRAAVVVPILPERYNSAAGEDGPRAQFQRSHEARLEEAVGLARAISLDIVHAEIVIVANPRPATLLGTGKVEATADVVQEMGIDLVIVDHALTPVQQRNLERQWKVKVIDRTGLILEIFGERARTKEGALQVELAHLNYQKGRLVRSWTHLERQRGGSGFLGGPGETQIEADRRMLQEKILRIKRELETVVRTRTLHRQKRRKVPHPVIALVGYTNAGKSTLFNRMTGAEVLAEDMLFATLDPTLRRIRLPHGETVILSDTVGFISNLPHHLVAAFRATLEEVVEADLILHVRDISDPDNAAQGEDVETILSGLGVEPHDRERVVEIWNKIDNLDESAREAALRLAAAGGEEGRPIPLSAITGEGVDRLLALIETRIAGALVPVDLVLSPFELHLLDWLYRHGSDIGREDLEDGSVHITARLTETARKTLDEKRGIKPEQPEEDWD, encoded by the coding sequence TTGACCAGTTCTACAGATAAACACGCATCACCAGACGATGCGCAAAAAGACTTTGCTCTGTTAGAACCGGAGCCAACTCGCGCCGCTGTTGTGGTGCCCATTTTACCGGAGCGCTATAACAGTGCTGCGGGTGAGGATGGGCCGCGGGCGCAGTTTCAGCGTTCCCATGAAGCCCGGCTTGAAGAAGCTGTGGGTCTGGCGCGTGCCATCAGTCTCGATATTGTACACGCCGAAATCGTCATCGTTGCCAATCCACGACCAGCAACGCTTCTTGGCACCGGCAAGGTCGAAGCAACCGCCGACGTCGTGCAAGAGATGGGAATCGATCTTGTTATTGTCGATCACGCCCTGACGCCGGTCCAGCAACGTAATCTTGAAAGGCAGTGGAAGGTCAAGGTTATTGACCGGACAGGCCTTATCCTTGAAATTTTCGGTGAGCGCGCCCGCACCAAGGAAGGGGCGCTGCAGGTCGAACTGGCGCATCTCAATTACCAAAAAGGTCGTCTGGTGCGAAGCTGGACTCACCTTGAGCGACAGCGAGGCGGTAGCGGCTTCCTCGGAGGTCCGGGCGAAACCCAGATCGAAGCCGATAGGCGCATGTTGCAGGAAAAGATTTTGCGCATCAAGCGCGAGCTTGAAACGGTGGTGCGCACCCGCACGCTGCATCGCCAGAAGCGACGCAAGGTGCCGCATCCCGTGATTGCGCTCGTGGGTTATACAAATGCGGGGAAATCCACGCTCTTCAACCGCATGACTGGGGCAGAAGTGCTGGCGGAGGATATGCTTTTTGCAACCCTTGATCCAACATTGCGCCGCATTCGCCTGCCGCATGGCGAAACTGTGATCCTGTCCGATACGGTCGGCTTTATTTCCAATCTGCCGCATCATCTGGTCGCCGCCTTCCGTGCGACGCTGGAAGAAGTGGTCGAAGCCGATCTTATCCTGCATGTGCGCGATATTTCCGATCCCGACAATGCTGCGCAAGGCGAAGATGTCGAGACTATCCTGTCGGGTCTGGGCGTTGAACCGCACGACCGTGAGCGTGTCGTGGAAATCTGGAACAAGATTGACAATCTTGATGAGAGCGCGCGCGAAGCAGCCCTTCGTCTGGCAGCCGCTGGTGGCGAGGAGGGGCGTCCGATCCCTCTTTCGGCGATCACCGGCGAGGGGGTGGACAGGCTGCTTGCGCTGATCGAGACGAGAATCGCAGGCGCGCTCGTACCGGTAGATCTCGTGCTTTCACCGTTCGAGTTGCATTTGCTGGACTGGCTCTATCGCCACGGCAGCGATATCGGGCGTGAGGACCTCGAAGATGGTTCGGTCCATATTACGGCACGGCTGACCGAGACAGCGCGCAAAACACTGGATGAAAAGCGCGGCATCAAGCCTGAACAGCCTGAAGAGGACTGGGACTGA